The following are from one region of the Acidobacteriota bacterium genome:
- a CDS encoding peptidoglycan-binding protein: MPTSSSIRNGLITLLCGAVVASAPLSSATTTKKKSTKTASHSSTSASHSTAKSSSHRKHSRTKAKGKSARTRGQKAIESERAQKIQEALVREHYMEGEPSGKWDDATQAALRRYQADQGWQSKSVPDSRALIKLGLGPSHDHLLNPETAMTTSPVADAKAPAKHAPADATAPSSDTSPRPQH, encoded by the coding sequence ATGCCGACTTCTTCTTCAATCCGGAATGGGCTGATCACGCTTCTGTGCGGAGCCGTGGTTGCGTCCGCGCCATTGTCGTCGGCTACTACAACGAAGAAGAAATCGACCAAGACAGCCAGTCACTCTTCGACGAGCGCGAGCCATTCTACGGCGAAGTCATCCAGCCACAGGAAGCATTCGCGGACAAAAGCGAAAGGCAAGAGCGCAAGAACGCGGGGCCAGAAGGCGATTGAGTCGGAACGAGCGCAGAAGATTCAGGAAGCTCTGGTTCGCGAGCACTACATGGAAGGCGAGCCCTCCGGCAAATGGGACGATGCGACCCAAGCCGCGCTGCGGCGTTACCAGGCCGACCAGGGATGGCAATCGAAGTCCGTGCCAGACTCCCGCGCTCTCATTAAACTCGGCCTCGGTCCGAGTCATGATCACCTGCTGAATCCGGAAACCGCGATGACTACCAGTCCGGTTGCCGATGCCAAAGCGCCGGCCAAGCACGCACCTGCCGATGCCACCGCACCCTCTAGCGACACCTCACCCCGTCCGCAGCATTGA
- a CDS encoding exopolysaccharide biosynthesis protein has translation MFDIHSHILPEVDDGPKSWDAAMEMCRMAAADGITHMVATPHANDRYAYDRSYLQAILGQLQAKIGPTLKLSLGCDFHLSFDNLERALEQPHNYTIGDTNYLLIELSNFSIPAQIADCFVRLGDRGLRPILTHPERNPILQQTPQRVLEWAEQGCLVQVTASALTGSWGERPEIIARWLLDRSAVHFLATDAHDTRRRVPILSEARDLAAELVGVEYAAALVESNPAAVIAGKPIPYSPRPVLD, from the coding sequence GTGTTCGACATCCACTCTCACATCCTGCCCGAGGTTGACGACGGTCCCAAGTCCTGGGACGCCGCCATGGAAATGTGCCGCATGGCGGCGGCAGATGGCATTACCCACATGGTGGCGACGCCCCACGCGAACGATCGCTACGCGTACGACCGCAGCTATCTGCAGGCGATTCTGGGACAGCTCCAGGCCAAAATAGGGCCGACGTTAAAGCTGAGCCTGGGTTGCGACTTCCATCTTTCCTTCGACAATCTGGAGCGCGCGCTGGAGCAGCCGCACAACTACACGATTGGCGATACGAATTACCTGTTGATCGAACTCAGCAACTTCAGTATTCCGGCGCAAATTGCGGATTGCTTTGTCCGATTGGGCGATCGTGGGCTGCGGCCGATCCTCACCCATCCCGAACGCAACCCGATTCTGCAGCAGACGCCGCAGCGCGTCCTGGAGTGGGCGGAGCAAGGCTGCCTGGTCCAAGTCACCGCCTCAGCGCTGACCGGATCATGGGGCGAACGTCCGGAGATCATCGCACGCTGGCTGCTGGATCGCTCGGCCGTTCATTTCCTCGCCACCGATGCACACGACACCAGGCGCCGGGTTCCTATCCTTTCCGAAGCTCGCGATCTGGCGGCTGAACTGGTTGGAGTCGAGTACGCGGCGGCCCTTGTGGAGAGCAATCCCGCAGCAGTCATTGCGGGAAAACCCATCCCTTACTCTCCACGGCCGGTCTTGGACTAG
- a CDS encoding PqqD family protein, producing MDIQPLAIPATQLSVYRRSNAVVSRKISGETLVVPIRGKVGDLASIYSFNESGSVLWAALEKPRSLEELASVLCQSFDVEQGDAWRDADEFVQEMQAAGLLSAVES from the coding sequence ATGGATATACAGCCGTTGGCGATTCCAGCAACTCAGTTGAGCGTGTACCGCCGCTCAAACGCGGTCGTGTCCCGGAAAATATCGGGTGAAACTCTGGTCGTTCCGATCCGAGGCAAGGTCGGGGATCTGGCCTCAATTTACAGCTTCAACGAATCAGGATCCGTGTTGTGGGCAGCGCTGGAAAAGCCCCGTTCGCTTGAGGAACTGGCTTCCGTTCTCTGTCAATCGTTCGATGTGGAACAGGGTGACGCCTGGCGGGATGCGGATGAGTTTGTGCAGGAAATGCAGGCAGCAGGATTGCTATCGGCCGTGGAGAGCTGA
- a CDS encoding radical SAM protein has product MNTQSYGAFSQSLHQRYFGERAPLEVSIEVTRRCPLECQHCYNNLPMGDLAARNRELTKEEHFQLIDQLVDVGAFWLLYSGGEIFARNDFLEIYTYAKQKGFLITLFTNGILINERIADYLLEYPPFAIEITLYGRTKKTYEALTQIPGSYERCLRGIELLRERGLPLKLKTVPTTINKHEVFAMKRFAEDDLGLEFKFDAQINPRIDCSQSPLAVRLSPEEVVALDMHSPKAAEEYRTLVEKDLARPPALAEIDTVYFCGGGMKSFAIDPYGRMSICVISQQDTYDIRQGSVREGWEKFLLAVRTQKRARPTKCVQCKIQSLCGMCPANGELENGDKESPVAFLCEAAHLRAASLGLETPSHGDCEFCTGAGEVRVREAAARIRSAETNVEDWMESVPVFPVLNQAAPRTACSGCGTGH; this is encoded by the coding sequence ATGAATACCCAGTCTTACGGAGCGTTCAGCCAGTCGCTTCATCAACGTTATTTCGGGGAGCGTGCGCCTCTCGAAGTATCGATTGAAGTGACGCGTCGCTGTCCCCTGGAATGCCAGCATTGCTACAACAATCTGCCGATGGGTGATCTGGCTGCTCGCAATCGTGAACTCACCAAAGAAGAGCATTTTCAACTGATCGATCAACTGGTGGATGTCGGTGCCTTCTGGCTGCTGTATTCGGGTGGAGAAATATTTGCGCGCAATGACTTCCTCGAGATCTATACCTACGCGAAGCAAAAAGGATTCCTGATCACGCTCTTTACGAATGGAATCCTGATCAATGAACGGATCGCCGACTATCTATTGGAATATCCGCCGTTCGCGATTGAGATCACTCTCTACGGACGCACCAAGAAGACGTACGAAGCGCTCACACAGATTCCAGGATCCTACGAGCGTTGCCTGCGCGGGATCGAGTTGCTGCGCGAGCGGGGATTGCCGTTGAAACTCAAAACCGTCCCCACCACGATCAACAAGCACGAAGTCTTCGCGATGAAGCGCTTTGCCGAAGATGATCTGGGGTTGGAGTTCAAGTTTGATGCGCAGATCAATCCGCGGATTGATTGCTCGCAGAGTCCGCTGGCAGTGCGGCTTTCGCCGGAAGAAGTGGTTGCGCTCGACATGCACTCGCCGAAAGCGGCTGAGGAATACCGGACGCTGGTGGAAAAAGATCTGGCGCGTCCGCCGGCGCTGGCTGAGATCGACACCGTGTATTTCTGCGGCGGCGGGATGAAGTCGTTTGCCATCGATCCCTACGGGCGCATGAGCATCTGCGTAATTTCCCAGCAGGACACCTACGACATCCGTCAGGGAAGCGTGCGCGAAGGCTGGGAGAAATTCCTGCTGGCCGTGCGTACGCAGAAACGGGCGCGTCCCACCAAGTGCGTGCAGTGCAAGATTCAGTCATTGTGCGGAATGTGTCCCGCGAATGGCGAACTTGAGAATGGCGACAAGGAGAGTCCGGTCGCGTTTCTTTGCGAAGCGGCTCATCTGCGCGCCGCCAGTCTTGGCCTGGAAACTCCGTCCCACGGCGATTGCGAATTTTGCACCGGAGCAGGAGAAGTGCGAGTCCGCGAAGCGGCGGCGCGAATCCGGTCGGCAGAAACGAACGTCGAGGATTGGATGGAATCGGTACCGGTTTTCCCGGTTCTCAACCAGGCTGCTCCCCGAACCGCCTGCAGTGGCTGCGGGACGGGACATTGA